The Streptomyces sp. 11x1 genomic sequence CACGGGCATCGCGCTGCGAGCGGCGCGGGCGCTCGGCGCCGGTTCGGACGCGGAGGACGTGGTGCAGCAGGCCTTCCTCAAGGCGTACTGCTCACTGGGCCGCTTCCGGGACGGTGCCGCGTTCCGGCCGTGGCTTCTGTCGATCGTGGCCAATGAGACGAGGAACACAGTGCGGACGGCGGGGCGCCAGCGTTCGCTGGCCGACCGGGAGGCCGCCTTCGTGGAGGCCGAGCCGCTGATACCGCCCTCGGCCGACCCGGCGGTCGCCGCGCTGGAGATAGAGCGACGTGTCGCGCTCCTGGGCGCCCTGGAGAAGCTGAGCGAGGAACACCGGCTGGTCGTCACGTACCGCTATCTGCTGGAGATGGACGAGCCCGAGACGGCGGCCGCCCTGGGCTGGCCCCGGGGCACGGTGAAGTCCCGCCTGAGCCGGGCCCTGCGCAAGTTGGGCCGCCTCCTGCCGGAGTTCGAGCCGGGGGAACCGCTGGGCCGGAAGGGGGGAGGGGGTGAGGGGCGTGCGT encodes the following:
- a CDS encoding RNA polymerase sigma factor; translated protein: MRTREGGRIVDEAAVIARVRAGEPEAYADLVRAHTGIALRAARALGAGSDAEDVVQQAFLKAYCSLGRFRDGAAFRPWLLSIVANETRNTVRTAGRQRSLADREAAFVEAEPLIPPSADPAVAALEIERRVALLGALEKLSEEHRLVVTYRYLLEMDEPETAAALGWPRGTVKSRLSRALRKLGRLLPEFEPGEPLGRKGGGGEGRA